In Octopus sinensis unplaced genomic scaffold, ASM634580v1 Contig11448, whole genome shotgun sequence, a single genomic region encodes these proteins:
- the LOC118761279 gene encoding glutamate--cysteine ligase catalytic subunit-like, producing the protein MLLLTRTIVTFKLNLLIPITKVDENFPPAQKPDAINKEKFHFRKDVQKESSELTQDIYSLMNLNEIMNGKDDFPGLIPLIHKYLDYIDYDFSKRPKIMQYLKYISDKAAGKIMTMAQWTRQFVTNHEEYKNDSFVSDRITYDFIMECEKIVNNEEGLPQPFIKC; encoded by the exons ATGCTTCTTCTTACACGTACTATAGTTACTTTCAAACTGAACCTTTTGATCCCGATAACAAAG GTTGATGAAAACTTCCCACCAGCACAAAAGCCAGATGCCATTAATAAAGAGAAATTTCATTTCAGAAAAGATGTTCAAAAAG AATCTTCTGAACTAACTCAGGATATTTACAGTTTGATGAATTTAAATGAAATCATGAATGgaaag GATGATTTCCCTGGTTTAATTCCTCTCATACACAAATATCTTGATTATATTGACTATGATTTCAGCAAAAGACCTAAAATAATGCAATACCTGAAATACATCTCAGACAAAGCTGCAG gaAAGATAATGACAATGGCCCAATGGACAAGGCAATTTGTTACAAATCATGAAGAGTACAAGAATGATTCTTTTGTCAGTGACAGAATCACATACGATTTTATTATGGAATGTGAAAAGATTGTCAACAATGAAGAAGGACTTCCACAACCATTTATCAAGTGTTAA